Proteins from a single region of Haloplanus sp. GDY1:
- the cofH gene encoding 7,8-didemethyl-8-hydroxy-5-deazariboflavin synthase subunit CofH, producing MSDPSTAAVEGFEHVPETDQHFENALAKARDGRRLTVADGVELLTTGTDRSGIDPVRKEAVLEAADRRRADVVGDDVTFVANLNNNVTTACDTGCRFCNFKDRASAFEADAPDDHGGFTKTPAESREAVAAAVERGISEVCSVSGLHPAFALDADHRELLEAVENPERVNYRPPEAYTTSPGTYAEQIRAMSVDGVHVHSMTPEEAYHARRGTDWSYEAVYRRLREAGLDSAPGTAAEILVDEVREVICPGKMETGEWIDAMEGAIAAGLPVTATIMYGHVENEMHRVMHLKRVRDLQDRTGGITEFVPLSFVHQRTPLYERGLVDGGATDAEDELMIAVSRLFLDNVENVQTSWVKFGDEKSLKTLSCGANDFMGTLLSEEITKRAGGDYGEFRSVADYVDMVTAVGRRPVERSTDYERRRPVDPDDDPHGPRLGPRADGTPLLDGSTPTPADD from the coding sequence ATGAGCGACCCGTCCACCGCGGCGGTCGAGGGGTTCGAACACGTCCCCGAGACCGACCAGCACTTCGAGAACGCGCTGGCGAAGGCCCGGGACGGCCGCCGCCTCACCGTCGCCGACGGGGTGGAACTCCTGACGACCGGCACCGACCGATCGGGGATCGACCCCGTCCGGAAGGAGGCGGTCCTGGAGGCCGCGGACCGCCGGCGCGCCGACGTCGTCGGCGACGACGTGACGTTCGTCGCCAACCTCAACAACAACGTCACGACGGCGTGTGACACCGGCTGTCGGTTCTGCAACTTCAAGGACCGCGCGTCGGCGTTCGAGGCCGACGCCCCCGACGACCACGGCGGCTTCACCAAGACGCCCGCGGAGTCCCGCGAGGCCGTCGCCGCGGCGGTCGAGCGGGGCATCTCCGAGGTGTGCTCGGTCAGCGGCCTCCACCCCGCCTTCGCGCTCGACGCCGACCACCGCGAACTGCTGGAGGCGGTCGAGAACCCCGAGCGCGTGAACTACCGCCCGCCCGAGGCCTACACCACGTCGCCGGGCACCTACGCCGAGCAGATCCGCGCCATGTCCGTCGACGGCGTCCACGTCCACTCGATGACGCCCGAGGAGGCCTACCACGCCCGCCGCGGCACGGACTGGTCCTACGAGGCGGTCTACCGCCGCCTCCGCGAGGCGGGCCTCGACAGCGCGCCCGGCACCGCCGCGGAGATCCTCGTCGACGAGGTGCGCGAGGTCATCTGCCCGGGGAAGATGGAGACGGGGGAGTGGATCGACGCGATGGAGGGGGCCATCGCCGCGGGGCTCCCCGTCACCGCGACGATCATGTACGGCCACGTCGAGAACGAGATGCACCGCGTCATGCACCTGAAGCGGGTGCGCGACCTGCAGGACCGCACCGGCGGGATCACCGAGTTCGTCCCGCTCTCCTTCGTCCACCAGCGGACCCCGCTGTACGAGCGTGGGCTGGTCGACGGCGGCGCCACCGACGCCGAGGACGAACTCATGATCGCGGTCTCCCGGCTCTTCCTCGACAACGTCGAGAACGTCCAGACCTCGTGGGTGAAGTTCGGCGACGAGAAGTCGCTGAAGACGCTCTCCTGTGGCGCCAACGACTTCATGGGGACGCTCCTCTCCGAGGAGATAACCAAGCGCGCCGGCGGCGACTACGGCGAGTTCCGGTCGGTCGCGGACTACGTCGACATGGTGACGGCGGTCGGCCGCCGGCCGGTCGAGCGCTCGACGGACTACGAGCGCCGGCGGCCCGTCGACCCGGACGACGACCCCCACGGCCCCCGTCTCGGCCCCCGGGCCGACGGGACGCCGCTGCTCGACGGCTCCACCCCCACTCCGGCGGACGACTGA
- a CDS encoding metal-dependent hydrolase yields MMATTHAAVGLLLAVPLTVVAPDLAPVAALAAMAGGVFPDLDLVAGVHRKTLHFPDYYWLGALPALVAAALAPGVATVAVAFFLLSAAVHSVSDAFGAGTELRPWERTSTQAVYLHSRSRWLAPRYWVRYDGAPEDYLLTVVCLAPGLFAFGPTVRRVALAFIAVGGAYTLVRKRLPAVEERLL; encoded by the coding sequence ATGATGGCGACGACCCACGCGGCCGTCGGCCTCCTCCTCGCCGTTCCCCTCACCGTCGTCGCGCCGGACCTGGCGCCGGTCGCCGCCCTCGCCGCGATGGCCGGCGGCGTCTTCCCGGACCTCGACCTGGTTGCCGGCGTCCACCGCAAGACGCTCCACTTCCCCGACTACTACTGGCTCGGCGCCCTCCCGGCCCTCGTCGCCGCCGCCCTCGCGCCCGGCGTCGCAACCGTCGCCGTCGCCTTCTTCCTCCTCTCGGCGGCCGTCCACTCCGTGAGCGACGCCTTCGGCGCGGGGACGGAACTCCGGCCGTGGGAGCGCACCTCCACGCAGGCCGTCTACCTCCACTCCCGGAGTCGGTGGCTCGCGCCGCGCTACTGGGTGCGCTACGACGGCGCGCCCGAGGACTACCTGCTCACCGTCGTCTGTCTCGCGCCCGGCCTGTTCGCCTTCGGCCCGACGGTCCGGCGCGTCGCCCTCGCGTTCATCGCCGTCGGCGGCGCCTACACCCTCGTCCGCAAGCGCCTGCCCGCGGTGGAGGAGCGGTTACTGTAG